In the Silene latifolia isolate original U9 population chromosome 1, ASM4854445v1, whole genome shotgun sequence genome, GACTGAAGCATGGTTGGTCCTGTAAGGGAGTCCGCTCGAGCTGGCAGCGGGACACTCGGGTTCAAAgctgagacgctcgtcctgagctcggaccactcggatcctgggacagggttccttctccttgcttaagcttatgatccttctatatactccttATTCCACATCCTTTGtcatcattcttttttttttggtgaagggtaagtatatatatatatatatcaaaatctGTAAAGTTTCAAGAATACAAAGTATAAAAGCTAAACAAACTTCCTAACTTTGGGGATAAGAGTGATAGTAGTTGTGTTTAATTGTTTCAGAAGATTACCTGAACTGAAAAAATCCAGCACAGCTTCAGTTAGATCTTTCCCAATAACTTCCTATGAATCTCTATAAAACTGACTGGTAAACCCATCTGGTCCAGGTGATTTTGTAGCTGGAATACTAAAAATAGCCTCCTTAATTTCCTGGACAGAAACAGGTTTAAGAAGTATACTCTTGTGCTGATCAGTAAATAAGTTACCCCTCCTTACAGTAGGAATATGGACATCCAGTGTGTCTTTGTTACTTCCCAAAAGATCCTGATAAAATTCTAGGAAAGCCTTCTCAATGTTACGAGGGTCATTATGAAGAATCCCATTAGCATCCTTGATATGAAGAATTTTGTTATGCAGCTGCCTTGACTTAATCTGATTATGAAAAAAACTTGTATTCTCATCACCTTCACATAACCAGGCCACTTTTGCCTTCTGACTGAGATAGCTATGATGAGCTCTACAAAGGTCCCTATACTCATTAGCAGCATCTGATTCCTCTTGTAAAATAGTTTGATTATGAGGATTGCTATGCATCTGACTTTGGAGCTCTGCTAACCTGAGCTTAGCTACTTCAACTGCTTTCTCCACATCAGCAAATCTAGCCCTATTTAATTGTTTCAGAGGCTGGTTCAAACTCCTTTGTTTAGTAACTACCTGGAACATCCAAGAGCCAGTCACTTTCTTTTGCCAATTATGCTTAATAATTTCCAAAAAATGAGAATCTTgcccccacatattgaagtatcTGAAGTGAGGTC is a window encoding:
- the LOC141652576 gene encoding uncharacterized protein LOC141652576, which codes for MVFSRLDRVMINLEWMNLYPESHAYFLPEGLFDHNPSICYRRKESQHRPHFRYFNMWGQDSHFLEIIKHNWQKKVTGSWMFQVVTKQRSLNQPLKQLNRARFADVEKAVEVAKLRLAELQSQMHSNPHNQTILQEESDAANEYRDLCRAHHSYLSQKAKVAWLCEGDENTSFFHNQIKSRQLHNKILHIKDANGILHNDPRNIEKAFLEFYQDLLGSNKDTLDVHIPTVRRGNLFTDQHKSILLKPVSVQEIKEAIFSIPATKSPGPDGFTSQFYRDS